Within Porites lutea chromosome 2, jaPorLute2.1, whole genome shotgun sequence, the genomic segment GGAAAAGAGGTAGCAGAGTTTGATTATTCCCACATCAAAAACTTTATTGACAAACTCACACTTGATTAAATATTTTCACACTTATTTTGAAATACACTTGAGATGCACTGACTGTTAAGACCGTATACATTGATAAGccagttgttttcattttaaacgcTTTCTCACTTCATTAGACATTTTCACACATTTGTTGTTTTCCTACGAATTACATTTTTTTGGTAAACCGGAAACCTCCACtccaacttaaaaaaaagtttaaagcaCACTAACTAATGTTTGCTatcaaatttgtttaaataaacCGAAACCTCCACTATATGTAGTTCCTTCACCGTTTAATTagcattccttttttttctgtctatTTTCATTTACACAGCTAATTAGATACTCTATTAGGATCCGGTGCTTCTGCTTTGTTGACGTTGGTCCTTGCTTAGACAGTTCAATTCGCAAAGTTTAAGCCCCACAGTTCGAGTAACAAGAATAAGATTTCTGCTTGCAAATGTTGGCATTATCACCACAATACTGATTGATCCAACACCAGCCATACTTAGGACAGTTCTTCCAGCAGTAATTATAAAACCAACCAGGATGGTACGAACAACCTTGCAATTCAGGGAAGAATATATCTTTGCCCAAGTATTCCTTGATGTTCTTCTGGTTCATGAACTTCGCCTTGTTTACCACAGACTCTTCTCCAGAATAGTAATCAAGCCAATCCACTAGCAAGAAGTTAACGGTCTTTTCATACGATTTTCGTTTTTGGTAGCAAGCCTCTTGAGCCTCTCCTATCCACTTGGAGCAGACTTTAGCCATGTCCCAGGTACACAGGCCATAACTTCCATACGCTGCTAAACTCATAAAACTGGCCCGGGAGGTACATTTTGATTTTGCATTTGTAGTGATAGAAGAGCAGCTTGAGCTGACTGCAACAGTGTCCCAACTGGACGCTATGTTGCCATTGCTTTGGACAAGCCAATCATGTGAGCTCCCAAGATATTTAATCAAACCATTGtccatgaaaataaatattctCTGGTTACGTCTTATTGCTTCTTTAAGGGTTGGCCATCGCCCCCGATTCTTCTTGTAATAAGTATTCATTGCAAGGCTACCTGTACTGGTCGGTGGCCAGAGTTTCAAGAGGGTAGCCTCCAGACTCTTTGCAATCTCTTTGCGATAGTTTGTTTGTGAATCTCTATTAAACTCAATGATCACAACTTCGTTGGGATTGGATTTCAACCAGCCATCGATTTCGGTAAGCCCTTTCTCAATGGAACCAGAATAACAGCAATATTTTCTTGAGCCAGGACAATGACAATTCAGTGCTTCTTTGGTCCCATAGCAAGTGTCAATGTCGAAATAGCGTATGCCAAATGCCAACTGCTCCGAGAAAGATTTGTCGTGATTGCGATACCAACAGGAGACACAGTGGACACCACTCCAGTATTTGAGCAGTCCGTCAAATCCAGATCCAGCATTGTGGCTGCCTGGATATGTGACTTGGTCAATTCGTAATTCACAAAGATCCTCGAGCCCATTGCACTTTAAGGTGACAGCAATTTCAACCTGCAAGGCAGTAGCTGCTAATAGGAAGAACACGGCACAAAAAGTATGCATCTCGACTTTCCACGACAAGCTGTGAAAGAAAATTAGTAAAACCGTGAGCTAGTGTTGAATACTGTCAACGAGATCGTTGAACTAATGGAAGTCATATCACTTTGTTAAGAAACAGCATTTCTCTATGGCTATCTCTAAAACAGGGAACGGGGAATCTCTGAAAGGGAGAATCTCTAAAATAAGGAATCTCTAAAAGGGGGAACTGATCTCTAAATCTCTAAAAGGTTCGGAAACTCGGCTTACTTTGCAAGGTATTTTCAAGAAAGCCTGCTGTAATGTTTAAACAATAAGCCGGGCACAAGTTTAGGTTAATAATCGCACATTCCACGCTTATAAACTGTGGAAACGGCCAAACACGCTTAATAATCGTGAATTTTACAACTATTTACTATAAAGTACACGATTATTAATCGCAGGACACTCAATTCCCGATTTATAACGATACAGTACCGCGAGTGCAGGGTGAAAACCATCCGACCGATGTGCCTGTACATGTGTTTACAAGTCGCTCAATGTTTATTATTCGTGAACGAAAAAGAATTCAGAAAAGCGATAATAACGGCAAATAAGCAACAATGTTTGTTAATCTCCTATCTTTGCTGCATCCGTAGACCTGTTTGTCTCGTCCAGTAATAGTAGCCTAACTGGACCGTGACCTGGAATTAGTAACACGTGTCGACCATCATTATACTGGAGAAGACGAACGTCTAGACGGCTGGAATAAGCTTGTCTGGAGATCAGTTTAAAAATGGAACGGCTAAAACTGGCATCTCTCCGCCCTAATGGCCCTGTCTAATAGCAACAAGAGCATAAAACAGGCTAGGGGGAAAAGCAACTCGAGCAAAATATAATACAACAAGAACTGCAAACGCACTCGTTCTGCTTCGGGTATCATCACTGACGTGCCGGCTTTTAGAGATTCCCCATTTTAGAGATTCCCCCATTTAGAATTTCCCTATTTTAGAGATTCTCACTTTTGTAGATTCCCAGTTCTAGAGATTCCTTATTTTAACCCTGTAATTCCTAAGTAGTCTCCCTTTGACGAGAAAAATCGTCTGGCGTTAGACAGAGTAAAATCTATAAAGTCACTCTTAGGAGGGAAAGGGTTAAAGATTCCCCCTTTTAGAGATCCCCCGTTCCCCGTTTGCTGTTTTAGAGATAGCCATTTCTCTATTTGAACTTGTGCCACGCAGACGGATCGTCACCGTCATtaaatagagagcttaagcaacgaggacggcaacggcaacgagaacgcctCAAAACAATAGGTTAAATGAGCAAAAACAATCACTCTGCATGTGCGTTTTACagttttgtacatttcgttgCCGTCCCCAGCAAAACAACCACGTGAATTGACCAAATTTTAGGTTTTCTCGAGAACGTGAGCGCATGACGGCaagtttttctttcgttttctttgcttTAACACCGTTCACAGTAATTTAGACCCTGGACAGCTCGCTAGCATTTTTCATGTTAAACGaattggaataatcgcgaaagAGTCACAAAAACGAGAAGTTATATTTTGAAATGACGTTTTTCagtgttgccgtcgccgtcgtcgttgcttcaGCTCCCTATTAGTTGAAGTCGAGCTCGCAATAGGGACCTGAAGATCTACAGCGACGACGTGAAAGAAAACCTCACCTCAAAATATAACTTTGGACTATCGTAAGTCTTTTGCGATTATTCTATCTCGTTAACGTCGTACAATGTGAGCAAAGTATCCTTACAAGAAATTGGTACGAGCGGTTTCAAAGTAAAACTCGAGAATGAAAGGTTCACATTCA encodes:
- the LOC140927003 gene encoding uncharacterized protein — encoded protein: MHTFCAVFFLLAATALQVEIAVTLKCNGLEDLCELRIDQVTYPGSHNAGSGFDGLLKYWSGVHCVSCWYRNHDKSFSEQLAFGIRYFDIDTCYGTKEALNCHCPGSRKYCCYSGSIEKGLTEIDGWLKSNPNEVVIIEFNRDSQTNYRKEIAKSLEATLLKLWPPTSTGSLAMNTYYKKNRGRWPTLKEAIRRNQRIFIFMDNGLIKYLGSSHDWLVQSNGNIASSWDTVAVSSSCSSITTNAKSKCTSRASFMSLAAYGSYGLCTWDMAKVCSKWIGEAQEACYQKRKSYEKTVNFLLVDWLDYYSGEESVVNKAKFMNQKNIKEYLGKDIFFPELQGCSYHPGWFYNYCWKNCPKYGWCWINQYCGDNANICKQKSYSCYSNCGA